The Gorilla gorilla gorilla isolate KB3781 chromosome 17, NHGRI_mGorGor1-v2.1_pri, whole genome shotgun sequence nucleotide sequence ggagatcatgccactgcactccgtaggcgacagagcgagactccgtctcaaaaaaaaaaaaaaagaaaaaaaagaaactcactcaCACTTACTGGGTGGTACAGAACAGGCACTGTCCTAAGGCTGACTCTGTTAACTCAGCAAATCTGCAGGCAACCCAAGAAGCAGGTTCTGCTGTTACCATTCATTTGAGGACAGGCAGATGCCACCCATGTTACTAGTTCATTAACCAGAAGAAGAGAATTGGAGCCCAATCCCACCTTGGAAACAATGAGAGAAAGGAATACATACTTCTCCAAATTCATAGAAAGTTCCATCTTCTTTCTTTACATCATGTTCTTTTAGCCAAACGATAGCATCTGAATAGTTCATCCGTTTGAAAGGCCGTTTGGGGGGCTGAAAGTtctacagaagaaaggaaaaatataatgtgtatatatacataaatataaacattagcactaaaatttccattaaaaaactattataaagtATTACCTCagtgaggtgtggtggctcatgcctgtaatcccagcattttgggaggctgaggtgggcagatcacttgaggtcaggagtttgggaccagcctggccaacacagtaaaaccccatctctactaaaaatacaacaattagctgggggtggtggtgggctcctgtaatcccagctactcaggaggctgaggcagaatcgcttgaagctgggaggcagaggttgcagtgagcagagatcgcgccactgtacttcagcctgggcgacagagtgagactctgtctcaaaaaaaaaaaaaaaaaaaaaaaaaaaaatatatatatatatatatatatatataaatatatataaaaaacttcaGACTAGAAAACTATGTAGACATTCCTAAAATGGAAAACATGAGCCTCTTATATAActgaaaacattataaaattattgaCAGTGACTGACATCAAATTCTAGTCTTCAAAATAATTAGTCACttatttctgggtgtatctgGGTGTTGCCAGagaagattaacatttaagtcagtggTCTGGGAGAGGTAGACCCACCCTCAATATGGGTGGGCACCACCCAATCAGCTACCAGCCTGGCTAGAaaaagcaggaggaagaaggtggaagagcagacttgctaggtcttccagccttcatcttcctCCGGTGCTGGATGCCTCCTGTcattgaacatcagactccaagttcctcagcttttggactcttggacttacaccagttcTTTGACAGGGGCTcctgggcctttggccacagactaaGCCATCAAATCTACAAAAACTGAGGGTGAAGACTTCATTGTCTTCCAAAAAAGGACTGTGACTTTTTCTTTCCATAAACACTGCACCTACCGGGTTGAGCTCATGCACTATGCTCCCTGCAGGTGACTTCAATATTCGATCTACCACATCACAAACCAAGTCCTCCAACCGGTTCAGGAGGTCGTCAAAGGTCAGGAAAGGACACTCAGCTTCCACGTGAGTGTACCTGAAGAACGAGACAATAGTTCAGCACTGCTTTTCTCCTGCACTGGTTTTTTATCCAGCAAGGCTTTTAACATTGGGAAGCTGTCCATAAAATGCCAACAATGCTACCAATTCCCAACTTTGCAAATTAGCTGTGGACTCCCCTCTTCTCCACTGAGTAGCAATTTCTTGTTTGCTCCTTTATATATAAAAGATCAAGTCAAAGTGAAAAAAGAGAACTTAGCTACGATCTAAGGTGGCAAAACTTTGTTATATGTTCTTCCATTAACCACTTAATATTAtcagttggtttttttttaaacatagacATAATTTACCTACACTAAGATTTCTTCTCTAAAGATATTacctagaaagaaataaaacaaaaagacaacttcATACTCAGCCAGGTGCCTTCGTGTTCTGGACTGCTCTGCCCGGTATGACTGAGCAATACAAAAAACATCTCCCAGGGCTGGGAGGCAGGTCTCCAAGTACAACTGAGAGGACTGAGTCAAAAATGCCTCTTCCCCAAAATAGTCAAGCTTGAAGAGTGTGGCACCACCTTCTACTTGTGTTTGCACTAATGTTGGAGGAGTAACCTGTTCAAATGCAAAGAAGGAATAAATCAATGCTATCGTGAGCACCACTATTCAAGTTTCAAAACGGCAAAAAACGTATTCTTTGCAAAAGCTGACGAATGCATACTTACTTCATAGTACCCCCTATCAAAGAAGTGATCTCTAAAGCACCTGGTGACCATGGATCGTGCTTTTAGGATTTTGGACATGTTTTCTCCTCGGATCATCATGTGTCTGTTGTTGAGCTGGACGTCAACGTCAGACTCCTCATTGATCAGGTTGTCAGCTCCTCCAGCAGGGGCCAACCCAATTAGTTCCCAGAAGTCACAACTCAGCTCATGGCCACCTGGAgcctgcattttttaaaagtggggtccagagaaagagggaaaaggaaataaaaaattaacagtatTGAGGATTTTAATTTATGTCAAAGTTTTGGTAAGCTGAGATTTTTAAGAACCTCCTAATTCTCAGCCTTAGTTTAGttttatattgatatttttacCAATGTTCTTTCTGGATaaatacacactcacatacacacaaatatcttttttttttttttttttttacggagtctcactctgtcgcccaggctggagtgcagtgacgcaatcttggctcacagcaacctccgcctcctgggttcaagcgattctcctgcctcagcctcccgagcagctgggattacaggcgcccaccaccacgtctggctaatttttgtatatttagtagagatggggtttcaccatgttggcaaagctggtctcgatctcctgacctcgtgatccgcccgcctcagcctcccaaagtgctgggattacaggcatgagacaccatgcgcAGCCtgtgcatttctatttttaaaagatatttgtgtctgggcgtggcggctcactgAGGCGGGTGggtaacgaggtcaggagatcaagaccatcctggccaacaaggtgaaaccccatgtctactaaaaatacaaaatattagccaggcatggtggcgcacgcctatagtaccagctactcaggagaatcgcttgaacctgggaggcagaggttgtggtgagtggagatcgcaccactgcactccagcctgcacaacaagagcgaaactccgtctcaaaaaaaaaaaaaaaaaaaaacaataaaaacaggcTCAAATTCTAATAAGAAATTCTCTGAACACATTTAGGTGGGTTGTTAAGTTTTTATTTCCATCTGGCTGAAAAGTAATTCATATATCTACAGCACAGTGGCTATATTATAGCCCATGAGGATGATTCAGGAATTCCGTAAGGCTGGAAATCATTGTATTCTTTTTATCACCTGAGTTGTACAATGTACATATTTCACTGGAAAAGGCATACTGAATTTGACATGAACttcatatttattgtatttatatgctgtgatggttaatattaagagtcaacctgattagaatgaaggatacaaagtattttcTGGGTGTATCTGGGTGTTGCCAGagaagattaacatttaagtcagtggTCTGGGAGAGgtagacccaccctcaatgtgggtgggcaccacccAATCAGCTACCAGCCTGGCTAGAaaaagcaggaggaagaaggtggaagagcagacttgctaggtcttccagccttcatcttcctccggtgctggatgcttcctgtcattgaacatcagactccaagttcctcagcttttggactcttggacttacaccagttcTTTGACAGGGGCTcctgggcctttggccacagactgaaggctgccctgtcggcttccctacttctGAGGCTTTTGAACTTGGACTcagccactactggcttccttgctccacagcttgcagatggcctatcgtgggacttcatcttgtgaccttgtgagccaattctccttaaaaactccctttcatatatacatctatcctactaGCTCTGTCCCTCTGAAGAACCCTGATACATACGCCAAATGTACAAACAAAGACACTGgaaaacaaaccaataaataaaCTATTCATTCACCCAGTGCGAAACTCAATCCACTCACCTGCTTGCCCTTTGGGGTAAGATTTAGCATTCCATACACTGCAACACTGCTCTCCGTGGACAAGAGAACTCCATTGTAGCACTGACACTATAAAAAGGTCAAAGCTCAAATTTAGTTATTCACATTGATTTAAAAATTCTACCATATAGAAAGTTAAAGGGATTGTTTACAAACAAGTTATCTGATCAAATACTAGTAAAATAAAGAGTGAGATGGCCACTGAttcttaatattaaaatacagattttttgtggaagacagaggtttatctatatatagacatatacatgtaaatatatacatatacatgtaaatacacATTTTACATACATGGATAAATGACACTGACCCACATCACTTAAAAATATCTggacagtttatttatttttaaaaatgtagactaTTAAAGTAACATACAGgttaggcacagtggttcatgcctgtaatcccatgaaggaggctaaggtgagaggctcactggagcccaggagttcaagaccagcctggacaacaaagggagagataaataaaataaaaattggctgggtgtggtggttcttgcctatagtcctaactactcgggaggctgaggtgggagaattgcttgggcctgggaagtcgaggctgcaatgagctatgatgatgccactgtactctttctgagaaaccctgtgtctcaaaacaacaaacaaacaaaaccatacaGAGCCCATCTACACTATAATCACTTCTTAATAAAGTCATTAGGAAAAAACTGATGGGGAACTTTAAGAGGAAGAAGTCAGGCTGCCAACACCGGAACCCACTAGTCATAAAAAAGAcaaccggccgggcacggtggctcacacctgtaatcccagcactttgggaggccgaggcgggtggatcacctgaggtcaggagttcaagaccagcctggccaacatggcaaaaacctgtctctactaaaaatacaaaagttagctgggtatggtggcacgcacctgtagtcccagctactcgggaggctgaggcaagagaatcacttgaatctgggaggcagaggttgcactaagctgagatcacgccactgcactccagcatgggtgacagagcgagactctgtctcaaataaaaaaaagaaaaagacaaccacACCTTACATGCCTCTTGACGTGATGCAACTAAAAGAACACAGCTTTGCCCATGAAGTAGTTGTGCCAAAAAACTGAACCTAATCAGACCTAACCTCCAATTTATAAAAAATGCAGACACTAGAAGAACATGTTAAAGGACACAACAAGGATGCAAACAACCAAATCCATAATGTGAGAAGTTCCACAGGACAATCCACCAGGGTTTTCCCAAGAAATACATAGTAATGGGTGGGGAGCGGGGGCGGgctgcaaaagaaaagagaatgcaaAGAGAGCAGCAGAgttataaagaaaatttcaaagtcATATCACTAAATGCAGCATGTTAATCTTGTTAGAATCCTCGTTCAAATCAATCAACTATAAAAAGGCAGTACGAACTGATAACAAGAATCTGGATATTAGATGATATTTAGTAGTTGTATTAATTTGGTGGAGGGTGTGATAATAGTAGGTgactatattatcttttttttttttgagacaaggtttcactctgttgcccaggctggaaggtggtggcatcatcttggctcactgcaacctctgcctccctggctcaagagatcctcccacctcagcctcctgagtagctgagactacagatatgcaccaccacacctggctaatttttgtattttttgtagagataggatttcaccatgttgccaggctggtctcaaactcctgggctcaagcagtctgcccacttcagcctcccaaagtgttgagattacaggcatgagccaccatgcccagccacattatttttcttagagatgcaTAAGCATgtgtaattaaataaaatgatatgatgTCTGAGGGGCAGTATCATACCAGGATTAGCCATATATAGGTAGTTACAGAAGCTGGGTGATGGGCATTTGAGGATTTTTTATATGGTTCTATTTTGTAATGTGCTGGAAATTTTCCACAAAAGTTTTCTCCCCCTAGCCTTATTAAggtataataaacaaataaaaattgcatgtttatggtatacaatgtgatgttttgattcaTTGACATTCACTGTTGacataataaaagttttaaataaatgtatacaaagCAATAAAGAAATCTACTGAAAACATCTAATTTTCAGGcgtaaataagagaaaatatttaccaacTCATCCGCCAAGACACACTGAAGATAACCTGTACCATCTCGCAGCACCAGAAACATTAAATTCTTTcctaaaaaatgagaaataatttagGCAGACTGTTCTCAAGGCattaaattttatacatatatataattttaaagatagggtctcacttcatcacccaggctagagtgcagtggcacaatcacagctcgctgcagcctctacctcctgggctcaagcaaacctctcaCCTTaccctcccagatagctgggactacaggcacatgccaccacacctggctaattattttgtagtgacaggggtctcactgagttgcccagactggtctcaagctcctgggctcaagcaatcctcctacctcagcctcccaaagtgctgagattacaggtgtgagccattgcacccagccatgaCTTAATCTTATCTAAAGGAAACTCCAAGGTTAGACATTGAAGTTCAGACCTCCCACATGGCTCCCTGCCCCTGAAGTACCCACTGGTAATACCACTATTcagtatttgtaaaatattttattttcaatgtattGGACTTTCAAATCCTACATGATCCCCAAGATCCACACGACCAGGGGAAAGCAGGACAGAAGGCAACATGAGTTAAGGGATTATGCCTTATCTACCCTTGAGTCCCCTGCAATGCCTGGGGTAGTACTGTGCACTCAGTGGGTGATACATAAATGTTCTTGAACAAAAtcactttttcttatttatgtccTAAAGGTCCAATTACTGAAATCTACTTAAaacatttcatttgtatttttgtccCCTCCACCGccgctttttttttcaaatgaagtttcacttttgtcacccaggctagagtgcaatggcatga carries:
- the NARS1 gene encoding asparagine--tRNA ligase, cytoplasmic isoform X1; amino-acid sequence: MVLAELYVSDREGSDATGDGTKEKPFKTGLKALMTVGKEPFPTIYVDSQKENERWNVISKSQLKNIKKMWHREQMKSESREKKEAEDSLRREKNLEEAKKITIKNDPSLPEPKCVKISALEGYRGQRVKVFGWVHRLRRQGKNLMFLVLRDGTGYLQCVLADELCQCYNGVLLSTESSVAVYGMLNLTPKGKQAPGGHELSCDFWELIGLAPAGGADNLINEESDVDVQLNNRHMMIRGENMSKILKARSMVTRCFRDHFFDRGYYEVTPPTLVQTQVEGGATLFKLDYFGEEAFLTQSSQLYLETCLPALGDVFCIAQSYRAEQSRTRRHLAEYTHVEAECPFLTFDDLLNRLEDLVCDVVDRILKSPAGSIVHELNPNFQPPKRPFKRMNYSDAIVWLKEHDVKKEDGTFYEFGEDIPEAPERLMTDAINEPILLCRFPVEIKSFYMQRCPEDSRLTESVDVLMPNVGEIVGGSMRIFNSEEILAGYKREGIDPTPYYWYTDQRKYGTCPHGGYGLGLERFLTWILNRYHIRDVCLYPRFVQRCTP
- the NARS1 gene encoding asparagine--tRNA ligase, cytoplasmic isoform X2; the encoded protein is MVLELYVSDREGSDATGDGTKEKPFKTGLKALMTVGKEPFPTIYVDSQKENERWNVISKSQLKNIKKMWHREQMKSESREKKEAEDSLRREKNLEEAKKITIKNDPSLPEPKCVKISALEGYRGQRVKVFGWVHRLRRQGKNLMFLVLRDGTGYLQCVLADELCQCYNGVLLSTESSVAVYGMLNLTPKGKQAPGGHELSCDFWELIGLAPAGGADNLINEESDVDVQLNNRHMMIRGENMSKILKARSMVTRCFRDHFFDRGYYEVTPPTLVQTQVEGGATLFKLDYFGEEAFLTQSSQLYLETCLPALGDVFCIAQSYRAEQSRTRRHLAEYTHVEAECPFLTFDDLLNRLEDLVCDVVDRILKSPAGSIVHELNPNFQPPKRPFKRMNYSDAIVWLKEHDVKKEDGTFYEFGEDIPEAPERLMTDAINEPILLCRFPVEIKSFYMQRCPEDSRLTESVDVLMPNVGEIVGGSMRIFNSEEILAGYKREGIDPTPYYWYTDQRKYGTCPHGGYGLGLERFLTWILNRYHIRDVCLYPRFVQRCTP
- the NARS1 gene encoding asparagine--tRNA ligase, cytoplasmic isoform X3 — protein: MTVGKEPFPTIYVDSQKENERWNVISKSQLKNIKKMWHREQMKSESREKKEAEDSLRREKNLEEAKKITIKNDPSLPEPKCVKISALEGYRGQRVKVFGWVHRLRRQGKNLMFLVLRDGTGYLQCVLADELCQCYNGVLLSTESSVAVYGMLNLTPKGKQAPGGHELSCDFWELIGLAPAGGADNLINEESDVDVQLNNRHMMIRGENMSKILKARSMVTRCFRDHFFDRGYYEVTPPTLVQTQVEGGATLFKLDYFGEEAFLTQSSQLYLETCLPALGDVFCIAQSYRAEQSRTRRHLAEYTHVEAECPFLTFDDLLNRLEDLVCDVVDRILKSPAGSIVHELNPNFQPPKRPFKRMNYSDAIVWLKEHDVKKEDGTFYEFGEDIPEAPERLMTDAINEPILLCRFPVEIKSFYMQRCPEDSRLTESVDVLMPNVGEIVGGSMRIFNSEEILAGYKREGIDPTPYYWYTDQRKYGTCPHGGYGLGLERFLTWILNRYHIRDVCLYPRFVQRCTP